A window of the Lolium perenne isolate Kyuss_39 chromosome 7, Kyuss_2.0, whole genome shotgun sequence genome harbors these coding sequences:
- the LOC127303860 gene encoding uncharacterized protein: MESRSTKEPQQQQPWSYCSFAASIAWPPRSYPCSFCEREFRSAQALGGHMNVHRRDRARLRQGSPPPPPRPAAAGSVNPRWAAAAIPNLNYPPPPPSQPSLYHPGGRSNECNERSSVAASAKAKGLELGVGAGVHCCLEEEKEDGLDLELRLGWS, encoded by the coding sequence ATGGAGAGCAGGAGCACGAAGGagccgcagcagcagcagccatggAGCTACTGCAGCTTCGCGGCGAGCATCGCGTGGCCGCCAAGATCGTACCCCTGCAGCTTCTGCGAGAGGGAGTTCCGGTCCGCGCAGGCCCTCGGAGGCCACATGAACGTCCACCGCAGGGACAGGGCCAGACTCCGGCAgggctcccctcctcctcctcctcgccctgCTGCTGCCGGAAGCGTTAACCCTAGATGGGCTGCTGCAGCTATCCCCAACCTTAActatcctcctcctccaccgtcgCAGCCATCTCTGTACCATCCCGGCGGCAGGAGCAATGAGTGCAATGAGCGCTCTTCGGTGGCCGCTTCCGCGAAGGCGAAGGGGCTGGAGCTGGGGGTGGGCGCTGGGGTGCATTGTTGtctggaggaggagaaggaggatggCCTGGATCTTGAGCTTAGGCTCGGCTGGTCTTGA